In Alligator mississippiensis isolate rAllMis1 chromosome 9, rAllMis1, whole genome shotgun sequence, the genomic stretch TGTCCCACACCTTCCCCCAAAGCAGCTGCAAGAGCTGGCATAGGTTACTGGGCTACATGGACCCCCACGTCTAATCCACCATGGTAACAGCTACGTTCCCAGCTGCTCCAGTGGAACAGGAGGTGTGACTGCATGGCTGCGGGGACAGTGTCACGACAGGATGAGCCTGCTGTTCTCTCTGGAACTCAAGGGGTATTTTCTCTACACTAGTTCAAGTAAAAGTAACCATTCCACGTTAAATATTAACATCCACTACCAAATATGCAATTAACTTGGGGCTAACCCCGGTAAAGGCACGTTTCCAGTTAATGCAGACGCTAAAAGGAAAATGTTAAGGTCGTTCCACAATGACCTGTACTTTTCCATATTCCATCTCTTCACTAGCAAATAGTGAGGACAGTGGTACAGTGCATGCTAATAATTGTGCTGCATGTTAATTTTGGGAAAGCCAGACCTTCATTTCTTTTGTCTACAAGAAGAGTTTGGCATCTGACAGAATCACTGattccaccacccccacccccatgttagTGTTTATTCCACAACCTGAACGCTCAGCCTAGAAAGGTGAGGTTTGGTTGTAGAATGCCTTGATTTAAAGAAAATAGTTCAAATTTGGGGACCAAGGAATGGGCAAAGCAAGAGAGCTGATGAAGCAGGTGTGTCTGCTCTGGTATGCTTTGCATGCCTGACACAGGCAACTCTGGCTGACCTCCTGCTGCATCTTGACAAGAGGTGCGTTAAACTTTCAAAGCAGCAATTGTGCTTCCCCACTTCTCTGACCAGCCAGCCACCTGTGCATACACCACTGCACAACCTTCCGCTCCCCCGGCCAGTCTTGCACGTGTATAACACATACACGGTGCCCCACCAGGGTGGGTTTGCACTGCAGaaagcctgcccccttccctttaAACAAGGATCTTGATACACGAGGTCAGTTTTAATGGCATGAAAGGTGGGAAGGAAACCCTTACCTTTAAGTAAGCCGATATGTAGCCTAAGCTTGCAACTGCTAAAAGCAGAGCTGTCCATCTCAGGCTTGAATTCCCAATTTAGGTGTTAAATATTATCCCAGCTAGCAGACTGCCTTGCCGATAGCTTTCCAGAAAATTACACCTTCTCTGTGAGTGGTGGGGTAGCATATTACTTTTCCCACCTCAAAGAGGCAAAGGCGTTGTTATAACTGCATTCTTCACACAACCTGGATTGTAAAGCTACTAACAATGCTTCCGTAACATGTAATGGTAAAGGTTATTCTTACGGTGTCATGGCAACAGGGTTTATGATCCGACATGTTCCGAtagtggcagcaggaagctcgCATGCCCCCTTTCTCCTGGTTGATTGAGCAGAGGGTGCATCACCACTTAGCTTGTAGCATAAAGGGAAACTGGCTGTGTCAGTAGCCTCAAAGGGGGGACTCTGGAAGCTGCAGCTCTATGAATAACAGCAGTGACACattattaaacattttatttaaggTATGCAGAGCTGAAGTGACTGAGAAGGAGTGGATGTGGTCTGCAGCATCCCACAAACTAGCCCTCAGTATGGCCTTACTCTATAGCTACATTTAATGGCTGGAATAAGGTGTTTCCTTTATGCTCGTGCTGTCAGTTGAGCCCAAGTGTTGCTACAGCCTCCAGTGTGGAACAAAACAGATTCATTCCTTAAGGAAGAACCGATCAGCCACAATGGAACAGGACCTTGACCTGCTGCAGTTACACGTCTGGTTACAAGCCAGCCCACTTCTATTGTTATTCTGGCTTACAGATACGAATGGTTTGTTTAACTGCTGCATCTCCCATGTAGGGGAAATCCTAGGGAACCAAGAAGTGGACATTAGTCCTGTGCTGAGGCAGCAAAACTGTCCCTGGTCCAGAGACAAATGAGAAGTGCTGCTCTTCAAcaagaggaagagagggagtgCTCTCCTCAGTGGTTTCTCTCATCCAGTGCTTTAAAGTTTCTGCTGTGTCTGAAGACTTTTGAAAAGCTGCTTCAGCTGTTTTTTCCTGTCATTGTTGTAGCCTGAAATGAAAGCAGTAACAGAGTTATATATGACTTACCCCCTCCAAGGAGTGAAGCGTAGAGATAATCGCCTGCTTTTAGGTAAAGCTGCGCCCCAGTTGCTTAGTTTGAAACTGCAGCCAGGCATATTTAGCTACTGAGTGCTCCAGGAAAACCTGGGAAAGGTGCTTAGCCTAATGGAAATACAGTTTATAAATTTCATTCCTGCTTGATACCAAACAAGAATATGCAAGTGCTGTTAGAAAAGTGCATCATGGGCAGATACCGCAATTTTTACCACGGATCTTTGGGATAGCGTTAAAATTAAATCAGCAGGTGAGGAATATCTGCAGTAGTTCAAGTGAGGTCTAAGGAACGGTTCTTTCAAGCTAACGGCTGCCACCCTGTCAGCTTGCAGCCAGGCTCCATCTGCAGTTTGACTGCTCACCCCCACATTTGGAAAGTGTTTATCCCTCTCCGGCTCCACCTCACACGGTTACTGCTCCCTACTAAAAATATCTCCCGCGTTCTAATTCACACCCCAGTCCTTTACTCTTGTGAAAAAAGTGCTGTCCTTACTCCTGTCACCGTACAGGCTCAGGACCCCGGTGGGACCCCCTGCCGTCCGGGTCTCAGCACATACCTAAATGTGTGTTGGTGAGAAAGCTTGCATTCACTGGGGTATCTGCATTCCCCTCCACTCGACTGACGGGACCATCATTCCACATGAGGTCAAAACCCCCAACACGTTTCTCCTTCCCTGTCAGCCTGCAACATCCAAGGCAAGTGTTAAAGTACATGAGTAATGGCTACGCGTAGCTATTTGATTCACTGCCTGCACATTGGCTGGAAATCTGTGCATGGCAGAGACAAAGCCAAACAGCTGAATGCTGCAGTGGACAGATCCTTACTATTAATATCCTGGTTTAGCACAGTTGCAAAGTCAATCATAAAATGATGCAAGGCAAGCTTCTTAGGACAGAGTGCTAGATAAGCGAGACAAGTGTGTGAGGCATGATACCGAGAGAAAACCAAAGGGGAGAAGTGTCTGAGTGGCAGCTGGGAAGCAAGGATTCCAgttccagccccaggactggccgCAACTCTGAATCCCAATCTCCTCCTGCTTTAGTTCTGCGCTCTCTAAAATGGAGACATCAATTAATCTACCTTGCGCTGGCACTGGTGATTCAATCGCTAACTGTTTGCACAGCTTTAAGGATTACGATCTACCGTCCGCCCAAACCACGGGACTGGTTCACAGAGTTCAGACACTGTGGTAAGACACTTGGAGACAGTAAGTGAGTTTTCACCCACCTGCCCTCCATGTCCACAATGTGCAGCGTGTCCTTGAGAAGCCGACACTTGAGCTCATAGTCCTCCTGACTGCTGGCAGTGAGGGATGGAGACGCATTAACCTCGAGAAGCCAGCTGTGTAGACGAGAAGAGCAGAGAGttagagggagcaggcagggctaaAGAGTAAGTCCACCTAACAGGAAAAGCCTGTCTGTAAAAACATCACTGCACCGGTGCCGGGCGAGAAGAGTCAAGTGGAGTGACAGGAATCCAACCCTGCGCCGCGCCAGAGGACATGCTGAGCCTATTACAAAGCTGCTTTTCCTGTACTCCGCTGCAATAAAGAAAGTGCCTGCAGCAACCAGAAAGGTATTGGAGTTAAAACCAACTCTAGATGGAACAGATGTTTGGGCTAATTCACAGGACACATTTTAACCCCTTCCATAGTGCGAGCCTGTGGCTGTTCTTTAGCCGCACTTTCCTAACAACATTTGCAGTCTAACTCGGCATATCTCCTGAAGCACACGATACGTTACTCTAGTTTGCCACTGTCATCTCAGCCCTACAATTACATCTGTGACTTTTGTTCCCATTTACCATTGCTAGGTTATTTCTTGATCAACTGAAGTTACTCAAGCTCTACCTGTGCAAgttgtcactgctgcagcagtagtTTGGTTGAAGGCTATGAATGTAGCAGAGTTGATTGTACAAATTAGGATTACCCAAGACTACGGTTCAGCCACAATTCACTTATTAACTCGCTTTAAATAAAGCTGTCCCCAGGGGCACTGAAGAGACAGCAGACTGATGCCAACTGGCCGCTGAGAATTGTAACTAAAATGCCAGCTACCACAGCTAGTTAGAGGGAAGGAAATGAAGGCACGAAAAAGAAGACACAtcttaaattgtattttaaaatgcatttccttcCCCATGGTATTCATAGCACTTTGTATGAtttagagatggaaaaaaaatccaatttgctTGTTGCTTCTCCGTTTCgtttttttcccattcttcttAGCTtgagaaatggggaaaaaaaacccctaaaacaaTTGACTTTCATGTTGCTATTCTTACAGCCTTTGGGTTGCAAACTGCTGAAGCATGCGTGTGCACATAAGCAAATGTCAATTAAGGTATATTGCCAGCAGTCCTTGCAAaactttgtgtttaaaaaaaaaaaaaatctgaaccgAGTCAAACTGAGGTTTAAATTTCCCTTCAAAACCTCCTTGGTGACCGAACAGTCTGCTTCCCCCAGACATCAACAGAAACCGCTCATCCAGgtctaaaaaaaaatgtagggttGCCTCTAAGGCCATACATCACACAGTTATTTTTCAGGCAATGGCAAGTGCACTAAATATCTAGTCCCCAGGGCCTAATAGTGGTGGCTGGATGAATCTCGGGCTCGCGGGATGCTGCTGTAATGCACAGTGTCTGGAATCATAAAGCAGCAGAAAGGCTGGCAGTAACCCTCCTGACACTGCCCATCACTAAGATGCTTAGGCAGCCTCCGCTTCCCCAGGGAAAGCAGTCTTCCCTGCCCTGAATGCTCGCTAGCTCCCTTACGGCTTGAGGTTCTGGTCGATCAGGATGTCATATCCATACAGCTCAAAGCAGTGCTTGTCGCTGATGATGGTTTTCTGAACGCTCTGAAGGCTCTTGATGAAAATGTTGTCCATATCCGCAAAGAGAACCTCCACCGCTTCTGCCCCGTGCTTCGCAGTCAGGTACCGTCTGAACCGCTGGATCATCCACTTGCAGCCCTGAGACACACCGAGACAGCAGCGAGTTGTTTGCGTGCATTTCCCATCCTCCTGGAAATGATCGTTCTACATTCCCTACAGCCAACGGATGATCCCTGATGAAAGCCAGGCACCTGGAAATAGGTGCCCCTCAGTGTAGCTACACAACACCATGCAGTGCTGTGCAGAAATACCTGAGCCAGCGTGGGGACTGGAGGTGTTTGCACAATGCCTTCGCCAGGCTATTTAGCCCTGCTGAGAAGTAGGGTACCTTATCTCAGAGAATCACCTGCTAATAACCAGTGCCTAAGACAGTTCACTTATCACTACACAACACAGCCACCCTGGTCCCTGAAATCACCTGCGTGGCCTGGCTATTTGCCCATGCACAAGCCAGCAGACCACACGTACACTCACCTTCTCCGGATCGTAGTCAGGCGCAGTCTTTTGCACTGCTACGTTTGTGAGATGAACATCTGGCAAGAGCTGGAGGTAAGGATTGTGCAGACAAGCAATGCTCTATGCAACTAGAAACTGAACTTGGTGCCTATCCTGATGCCATCACTGCCTTCCCTCCCGCCATCATGAAACTTCAGCTCCCCTGCCTGACACCCTGCAGGGACATGTCTGGTGGAAAAATGAAGACGAGAAATAAggcaagaaaaaggaaattaggaAAAGTGAACCAGGAAAACCAAACACCTAGGAAAGGACTATATGAAAGCTCAACATCTGACTGGTCAGGATACAGTGATCATCTATGCTGTTCAGAGTAAACCGGGTGTTGGAGAAGCGAGCAAAGCCATCTCGATACAACCAGACCTTCAGTGGGATATACTGAGAAAGGGGAGACAGAACCCAAGTATTACCAGCAAGAAAACTCCACTCCAGCACAGCACTTAAAGGCTGGGTTTTTGCACTTACAGACATCACGAGAACATAAACTCTCAAGTCAAACTTCCGACCTGCAAAACAAAGAGAGATGCATCACGTAGTGCGGTATGTATTATTGATGCTGACCATTACCAACACCTAAATTAGAGCCTGCCTAAGCACAACCGTGCACTGAAATAACTAAATGGAACTTAATTCACACCTTACACTAATCTGCAGAAATCTGTGATGTGGCTTAAGTGTCCGATTGATCCAAGTGGGATGCTCTTACTCTGAAATAAGTGTCTATGCACTGACTTCTGTCAAAATAATAAATGGCTTGGATTAAAACCTATTTCGTTAGTTTGGTCATGACTGCATACAGACAGCCTCACAGACAGCAACCTGGCAACGtatgagagagaaagaatggGCTTCTTTTTAATATGTAGGGCTAGAGGTAGTTCTGATTATTATTCACTAGATCATTACTGCTCTCAAAATCTCTCCCTGGCAGGACCAGGAAGCGACCACACAGCAGCACTGACCCAGTGCAGTATTCTCAGCTAATGTTTCAAGTCCATAAGGAGCTAATGTCAGGCAAAAGCAGACTATATAAGATGTGCCCCTTCGTTAGACAGTTATCTGCGGATTTCCCTTGCTATCTGACAGGACATGAGCGCTCACAGTGTCTTTCTGTATGTCAGCCAGGCACAGGCCTAGTTAGAGAGCCATCTTACCTCCTATTAAATAGGGGTTTTCAATATAGCGCTGAGCTACATAATTTTCTACTTGGGTTTCATCCTTCTGGTCATCTGCACGGACCCCATCCTGTAAAATAAAGCCCCTGTTCTTTCTCCTCATTCAAACATGGCCATCGAGAAGAaaacagacagtgcccactgggtTCTCTGGCACGTCATCTCAGTTTGAGACTTCAAGCCAGGGATGAAACAGGCCAGTGCGTAGTTGGCTGGACAGCAAGACAATCTGTCGTGTTCCTGGTGGCCGGGGACGAGTCTCGTATACGAAAGCAAGTGACTCGCATACAATTACAGTGAGAACTGAGCTCTGCGTGGACTTTCCCCATGGAAATAGTGAGGTGCCAAGAAAAGAGAGACGGGGACAGACAGCATCTCACCTTTCTCCAGTCAATGATATCCTTGAGCTTTCGGAACAGAAAAATCCCTCTCCCTTGGGACCTGCCAacctgcagggtgggggaggaagaaagcaTTACTGGCTTTAAAGTCTTCCCACTCACCTCTACATGGGCACATATCATCATGGCAATAAATCGTTGCTTCTAGGGCACCCTGGCATATACCAAAGATCCACACTTCTGCCCATTTCACAGCTACAGCGGCAGTCCAACGGGCAGCACGCTGTCTGCTCAGCACACTAGCCTGGTGACTCAGACCCCACACACGGCAGTTAGCATTTcctgcaggggcagatgctgttcTTCAGAAGGTGACTACAGAAGAGCCCACTGCACAATCAGATTAATCATTCACTGGTTTATAAAGCACCCTCTTTGCATCTTGGGTGCTAAACAAAGAACCACAAACCAGAGACGCAGCAGGGGGCATTGGGAAAGCATGATTTGTATTAGCATGCTGCCAGGAATCTCTCAGCAAGGATTTGTTAGAGGGGTTGCCTAGGGGTTAAGATAAAAAGCCCGGTTCTGCCGGCTTGTGGACATTTAACATTGTTATCCTTACAGATTTCAATTCCAGTGTTGGCCAAATTCCTACTTAAGTAATTACATTTTGCTTCTGGAAGTTCCCCCAAAGGTGCCCAGGGAATCTTTTTTGCTCCTTGTCCTAACCTGCCGTGTTATCTTGACCTGATACTGAACGGTACCGAGTTCTCATAAGCGCCACCGAGCTCCGGGATCTTAGACGGTGGATTTGTATAGGACAGCTTGGAGAGGGACGAGCCCGACTCAGGCAGGAGCTGGACTAGACGACTTCCCGAGGTCCCTCCCGCACCTGCTTCTCTTTGATTTTAAGGCTCTCAGGACCAAGCCCTTAAACAAATGCTGCGTTCAAGCCCATTGTATTTCAGAGGCAGGTAAACCGATCCGCAGATATCCTCTACACTCCACAAAGGCACGTGGGAGCCTTCATTTGATCTTCCACCCCCTTGGCTAAAAGCTGTCAGAATACAAGTACAATATTAAATTATGAGAACTTGGCCCAAAGCCCACACAATTCCAGCACTGAAGAATATGTCAGTGCTTCTCCCTACTCTGTTTCAAAGGCTGAAGATGATATTTTATTTAGAGAGATAAAAACAAATACTTGATGGCATGTTGTGATATCAAGGTTTTATGGGCATGAATTTGTGATGGTGACATTACTCCTGAGTGGTGACGGCATGAGTGAGTTATGCAGGTCATCCCAAAGGACAGCCACTAAAACCTTTATAGCACCGCACACCTTCCTGGCTTTTGTTTATTCCACGTTTTAGACAAAAGTTGCcttagatttttaaaatacatttaaaagtttTTATTGCGCCTATTTTTTACATCCTCTTGCTTGTAAAGCCAGGTTGCCTTAGTTACTACCTACAGGCCTTGGAGTGAAAGTAAAGTTAATACTAATAAATTTTTTAAACCTCTAAAAATGAAGGTATTTTCTATAAATCCTGGGCATCCTGATTTTAAGATCCAATACTTCCTGACCTTAGGAAGATGGGCCAAGGATAAAAACAACCTGCCTTCTAGCACTGAACACCCTGGAATTCTAATTATCTGTTTTGATGATCAAAAAGCATTTCTGGCTTTACAGGTAACGAGATACATAACTTCTAAACTGTCATCGGTTTGAGGTAGTAGATCATCTCTCCAAGCTGAAGTTCACATCCTCCCTTTAAGTACATTGGTGGGGGGGAAATCGCTGTTGTAACAGAATCGCTTTCCCTTCGTTTCTTTAAATGGCAGATATCTGCAAAGAGCTCCTCCAGTTTTACAAGCGGTAGGTATGGCCCTAGTGGAGGTGGCAGAGTGGGCTGGCGGTAGCTAGGTTGTCCCGTGGTACCAAATAAATGATGCAACCTACACTTTTGAATTCCAACTAGATTTGCAAGCTGTGAATCTTTCACAGGAGCATTTAACCAAACCAGATGAGCAGGTCCAGAGAGATGCTCAAGAGCCAGGACAAAGAGCGGGGAAGCAGAGTGAGCGGGATGAAAGCTCTGCACTGCGGTCAGATGGTGGCTGTGACAGACCAGCCCGTGGGGGACTTCTGCCCCCTGAGCTCCACCCATCTGCTCACCTACAACCAGAGCAAAGGCCACCTGAAACAGCAGGGCACCTGCTCCCATCACTCAGGATACATATTTTCACTTGCAAGCATTAGGGCAGCCACAAGTGACTTCATTTCACTTGTTGGTATAATTTTTGTAATCACAATCTTTTAATATAGTCTCATTTATTATATCGTAGTTATTTCCAATGTTAATTGAGGTTGTGGGCACAAAATTCAGCTTAATATAAGGTTTCTTGTTCCCAATTAACACAAATTACCATTTGTAGACTTGGATAATCACTAGCTGTTATCCTCATGGCTGTAATTCACACGTTAGTTTGCATAATTACCTCCCGTTCACTACTCATAAACCCACCCTTACGGATAGGCCTGACCTGCAGAGGGAGGCAAACTGTCTGGTCCTGGACCTCCCTGCCAGACCTATTGTGCAAACCAAAGTGACTGTCCTGTTGTGAGGCTCACAGATGGGTGTAGATTTAATTACACACCATGGTGCTATATTCATGATGTTAAATGTCTTGAAtcatctggcagcagcaaggcatttCTAGGTTCCACTCCAGACGGTGGCAATATCTAAAGGAAGCGCATATTTTCTAGGCCCCAAGGATATGCATCCAAGTGGAATTTACTACCTTTCAATGCAACTCCATTTATCTAAGGAACAAATATCAGGGAACAAATGAGATTTCAGAGGATCAGAGCAGCCAAAAAGGCTGCACTCCAGGCACAGTGTGGCCCTTTAAAGCTCGTTAGCACGTCTCATCCAGTACAACCCTAAGGCCGCACTAGCAGGTTGGTAAATTCAGATGTCCAGTTTAACAGAGTTGTACTGCATGTCCATGTGGGGTTTAAATGCATGACTTCAAAGGAGTTGTAACGAGGAAGAATATGATCCTCGTCTCTGAGGGCCCCAAGATGTTACAGGTTATGTGGATTTGCTGAAGTATCTCAGCAGAACAGCTTTATCCAGTACAGGGCCTCCCCATCAAAACCTGCACATTTATATCTTCACAGCTGGGTAAACTGCAAACGCACGGGATTATTTTTCAATTGCTGAAATAAGCTGTTACAATAGAAGGACCATTTCAGCCGGGGGAGATGACCAGAAGATTGGTTGGGAGCCGTTCTCCTACAGATCACTATACCTGTCACGCCCCCCTTCCCGTCTCCAAACACTCACAAACACTTTTTGTCTCCTCTTGGcttcccctggggctgggacagcactcTGCTTACCGGTTTCATAATCCAGGTGATGCCGGGATACTTGCGAAACTCCTCCACAAACAGGTGGTATTCCGACGGCATTTCAAAGGTCTTAGGGAAAAAGTCACATTTTGTTGCCTCCAGCTTCCCCGCTTCCCTCTCTAACTGCTTCCGAAACCTCTTCAGGTTCTTCACGATGTAGTTCTTCCGCGTCAGCTGAGATGGAAGAAACGCACGCTAACACCAATTAAAGCACCATTCTTCTCACATGAATTGCTAGAGATAAGACGTTTCTGGTGACACTTGAAAATGGCTCTCTGCAGAAGAAAACTAAGGGAACAGCTGGAGAGTCTTTCCCTCTTTGTAGAAGCGAATGTatgaattaattttctttttattctctgAAAAAACCTGGAGAAGCTAAAaggagcccgtcttagggcccaCAGCTATTCCTGGCCTGGTGTCTTTTAGCCCAGGTGCTATGCTGATCTCCAAGAGCCCAAGTGCTAGCGTCTGCCTACACAAAACGCCTGGTTGCAACGCAGTTGTCCATGATACATGTAAAGCGCATGTCCCTGTAGTGCAGAGGGCTCTTAAGCAGATGCTTTACCTGTGTTGGGTATAACTGGGGTTATAACTTGGTTTCCTAaaacagtcatagattcatagattgcaaggggctggaagggacctcgtaggtcatcgggtccagcccccgctCTAGGCCAGAAGACATCCAGGGTTAGaggaccccagcgaggtgactgtcccgTCTCCTCTTGCCTGTCATATATGTAGCATATGCGGGAGGATCCTGGACTTCTGAGAGAGACTTGCTCAGCCTTCATGAGATTTATCTGTCTTGGAATAGGATAAACCTCATGCAGCAGTCCTGAACAAGGCAACCTTTTTGGTTTCCCCAGATAGGACAAGCATCAATCGAGTCTAAAGAGGCGTCTGCCTAGCAGCCAAGAAGGAATTCACTGTGTGGGCGGAGAACAGCGCAAGGTATTTTCCCCTGCAAACTTTGCACGGAAACTCACTGACTATCTGTCACCATCCCCGCAAGCCATTCTGGTTTCATCCCACCCCATAGTTTCTTACCTCATAGTGGTTGCGGAAGTGGCAGATACGAACGTGTTCATCCATGTAGGTATGGTCAAAATTCTCCCGAAGCCAGCTAACATCACACCAGTAAAAATCCCACTCCCCCTCGCTGGAGAGAGACAGATACAGCCAGGCAGGAAAGTACCGAGTTCAGCGTCCCTGCCCTCAGTTACCGTCAGAacggcctccccctccccttccgtCTGTACACATTCAAGGAAAACCTCGATGCACATAGGGTTGGATGTGCTGGTTTggcccttttaaaaaatgtaggctCTCTACTTGAAGGGTTGCCCTTAAAGGCCTGTTTGGGTCTAGACGCATCCATGTCCAGGCACACCTGAGGAAGGAAGCGCCCTGACACTTGCTTTCCAGAAGCTCAGCTGACTTAGCTAAACACGCCGAACTGGGCCGGGAATTGCACAGGCCTGCTTTTTCTTCGAAACAGATCCTCAAGGACCTATCCTTGAAACCAGAGACCTTGCTTAGGTCTCTCTGGTTTTCACAAGGCTGCTCACACATTATTACACACCAAACTCTGCCCTCAGCTACTTCACTGAAGCCAATTCCCTCCAATTCAGCGTGTCACATTCTTCTCCCCGAGTCAGGGCACGTTACCGAGGAGCACAAACAAGATCCTACTTAAAGTGTCACCGATTAGCGGCAAGTGAACTAATGTCAGCTAAAGCTGAGAAATTAGTTAGCTGTCTCTAGTCTTTTAAACCCAGATAATCAGCAGAAGAAGACAAGCCTCGAGACAGGAGGAATGGCTGCAATAATAAACCAGCGAAGGAATGAGGCAGATTAGCCGAGCGACGGTCTGCACTGTTATTTTCCAGCCA encodes the following:
- the TTLL9 gene encoding probable tubulin polyglutamylase TTLL9 isoform X1, with protein sequence MARMKVSAGHRGPPRLKEREPRACIRFKCALTNTILDVLRQRPGWVEVKDEGEWDFYWCDVSWLRENFDHTYMDEHVRICHFRNHYELTRKNYIVKNLKRFRKQLEREAGKLEATKCDFFPKTFEMPSEYHLFVEEFRKYPGITWIMKPVGRSQGRGIFLFRKLKDIIDWRKDGVRADDQKDETQVENYVAQRYIENPYLIGGRKFDLRVYVLVMSYIPLKVWLYRDGFARFSNTRFTLNSIDDHYVHLTNVAVQKTAPDYDPEKGCKWMIQRFRRYLTAKHGAEAVEVLFADMDNIFIKSLQSVQKTIISDKHCFELYGYDILIDQNLKPWLLEVNASPSLTASSQEDYELKCRLLKDTLHIVDMEGRLTGKEKRVGGFDLMWNDGPVSRVEGNADTPVNASFLTNTHLGYNNDRKKQLKQLFKSLQTQQKL
- the TTLL9 gene encoding probable tubulin polyglutamylase TTLL9 isoform X2, whose protein sequence is MDEHVRICHFRNHYELTRKNYIVKNLKRFRKQLEREAGKLEATKCDFFPKTFEMPSEYHLFVEEFRKYPGITWIMKPVGRSQGRGIFLFRKLKDIIDWRKDGVRADDQKDETQVENYVAQRYIENPYLIGGRKFDLRVYVLVMSYIPLKVWLYRDGFARFSNTRFTLNSIDDHYVHLTNVAVQKTAPDYDPEKGCKWMIQRFRRYLTAKHGAEAVEVLFADMDNIFIKSLQSVQKTIISDKHCFELYGYDILIDQNLKPWLLEVNASPSLTASSQEDYELKCRLLKDTLHIVDMEGRLTGKEKRVGGFDLMWNDGPVSRVEGNADTPVNASFLTNTHLGYNNDRKKQLKQLFKSLQTQQKL